Proteins encoded together in one Bombus affinis isolate iyBomAffi1 chromosome 2, iyBomAffi1.2, whole genome shotgun sequence window:
- the LOC126913795 gene encoding acidic leucine-rich nuclear phosphoprotein 32 family member A isoform X1, whose protein sequence is MSYGVLLITVQPSWTSPLCHQLTRIKELVLDNCRSTHIVGLTDEFVALESLSLINVGLTSLKGFPKLSSLKKLELSDNRISGGLNLLQSSPKLTHLNLSGNKIKDLDTLQPLKEFKNLKNLDLFNNEVTNLDNYREKVFSLIPSLRCLDGFDTDDCEVDDSEGEDDEVNGNEDGDGDANEEDSEEVSDEEEFVFEEGDVGLEAVYKDGLEDESDEDDFLCDEEEEEEDDDNEDDEQEEEEESSPARGKKRKHEDVGDSGN, encoded by the exons ATGTCTTATGGCGTATTACTGATCACTGTGCAGCCATCTTGGACGAGTCCACTCTGTCACCAACTGACACGC ATCAAAGAACTTGTTCTTGACAATTGTCGGAGCACGCATATAGTAGGTCTGACAGATGAATTTGTTGCATTAGAATCACTAAGTCTAATCAATGTGGGTCTTACCAGTCTAAAAGGCTTTCCAAAGTTATCAAGTCTTAAAAAG CTGGAACTTAGTGACAACAGAATTTCTGGAGGTTTAAATCTTCTTCAGTCAAGTCCTAAGTTAACTCATCTCAATCTTAGTGGAAACAAGATCAAAGATCTTGATACACTTCAACCTCTA AAGgagtttaaaaatttaaaaaatttggaTCTCTTTAACAATGAAGTGACAAATTTGGACAATTATAGAGAGAAAGTTTTTAGCCTTATTCCCAGCCTTCGATGTCTTGATGG attTGATACAGACGATTGTGAAGTAGATGACAGTGAAGGGGAGGATGATGAAGTAAATGGAAATGAAGATGGAGATGGAGATGCTAATGAAGAGGATAGTGAGGAAG TTTCAGATGAAGAGGAGTTTGTCTTTGAGGAGGGTGATGTAGGATTAGAAGCTGTATACAAGGACGGTCTTGAA GATGAAAGCGATGAAGACGACTTCCTCTGTgatgaggaagaagaagaagaagacgatgatAATGAAGATGACGaacaggaagaagaagaag AGTCGTCTCCTGCTCGAGGTAAGAAGAGAAAACATGAAGATGTGGGAGACTCAGGAAACTAG
- the LOC126913795 gene encoding acidic leucine-rich nuclear phosphoprotein 32 family member A isoform X2, with protein sequence MEKRIELEKRGRNPGEIKELVLDNCRSTHIVGLTDEFVALESLSLINVGLTSLKGFPKLSSLKKLELSDNRISGGLNLLQSSPKLTHLNLSGNKIKDLDTLQPLKEFKNLKNLDLFNNEVTNLDNYREKVFSLIPSLRCLDGFDTDDCEVDDSEGEDDEVNGNEDGDGDANEEDSEEVSDEEEFVFEEGDVGLEAVYKDGLEDESDEDDFLCDEEEEEEDDDNEDDEQEEEEESSPARGKKRKHEDVGDSGN encoded by the exons ATGGAGAAGCGAATAGAGCTCGAAAAACGGGGAAGGAACCCCGGTGAA ATCAAAGAACTTGTTCTTGACAATTGTCGGAGCACGCATATAGTAGGTCTGACAGATGAATTTGTTGCATTAGAATCACTAAGTCTAATCAATGTGGGTCTTACCAGTCTAAAAGGCTTTCCAAAGTTATCAAGTCTTAAAAAG CTGGAACTTAGTGACAACAGAATTTCTGGAGGTTTAAATCTTCTTCAGTCAAGTCCTAAGTTAACTCATCTCAATCTTAGTGGAAACAAGATCAAAGATCTTGATACACTTCAACCTCTA AAGgagtttaaaaatttaaaaaatttggaTCTCTTTAACAATGAAGTGACAAATTTGGACAATTATAGAGAGAAAGTTTTTAGCCTTATTCCCAGCCTTCGATGTCTTGATGG attTGATACAGACGATTGTGAAGTAGATGACAGTGAAGGGGAGGATGATGAAGTAAATGGAAATGAAGATGGAGATGGAGATGCTAATGAAGAGGATAGTGAGGAAG TTTCAGATGAAGAGGAGTTTGTCTTTGAGGAGGGTGATGTAGGATTAGAAGCTGTATACAAGGACGGTCTTGAA GATGAAAGCGATGAAGACGACTTCCTCTGTgatgaggaagaagaagaagaagacgatgatAATGAAGATGACGaacaggaagaagaagaag AGTCGTCTCCTGCTCGAGGTAAGAAGAGAAAACATGAAGATGTGGGAGACTCAGGAAACTAG